The DNA region GGATATCCTTTCAATCAAGTGTTATGTTTACATTTGCAGGAAAATGTGTCTAAGCTGCTGTTTTCATTGCCTCACTGTATGTAGCCTATTCATATTGAATTTGTTTTATTGACATTGTGTTAATATTGGTTGTTATTCTCTTTCATCCCTGCAGGTTCCACATCCACCTGTATAATGTGGACACACTGCTTGCCTGTGCCTTGCCCTATCATGAGACTAACGTGTTTGTCAGAGTCATTCAGCTCTTTAAGTTACAGGACCCCACTAACCGATGGAATTGGCTTGAGGGGCTACAGGTAATTGCTATAGAAGCTAGCTATGATTTATGAGCATAACAACTATTGGAAGTTGATAGATTTTGTTGTTACTTCATTATAATCAGCATGTCATCAATGTGTTGATTTCCTCACAGAAACCAGGAGTTCCTTTGGCCAGAGGAACCCTAATCACTCACTGTTACAAGGACTTGGGCTTCATGGATTTCATCTGCACCCTGGTCACAAAGTCAATCAAGGTAAACCCAATACACTGCCTTATACCTCAATATAGCTTATATGTATGCTCAGGTATCAAGCACAGTGCCTCATCTTGACCTGTTTTTGTTGGACTTCTTTCTTTGCAGGGATATTCAGGACATTCTGGCAACTGTGCCCAGCTTCGAGTGATTTTCTCTTTTTATGCCTCCACTATTGTACCGGCTTTGGATGCTGTGGAGAAAGTGTCTGACACAATCATATCCAAGCTGCTGCCTTATGTTCAGAAGGTTAGATACTGCATTTAAGCTTCATAAGAAACCATTCTATTTTGAGGCGTTGACACCGATACAgaaactttattttattttattgaagttGAGGAATAAACCATGAGGACACTGTTCAGCTCATGCTGACCATTTCCTTTGTGTCTCCAGGGTTTGAAGTCCTCTTTGACAGACTACAAGGCTGCCACCTACATGATAGTGTGCCAGCTGGCTGTGAAAGTGGTGATGGAGGCCCAGCTGGTGGACATCCTGGCCCTGCAGATCAGCAAGTCACTGTGCAAGGAGCCTGTGCTGCCCAAAGAGGGCCTGGGCTGCCTCATCGTCCTCCTGCAGAACCAGAAGGAGGGCACTGTCGGCCCAAAGTGAGTGAAGAAGTGGAATAGGAAGAATTTTACTTTTTGAAACTATTTCATCACTTTGAGTGTGTGTCATTTTAGAGCATCTTAGGATTGTTTGGTGTTTCTTAATTGGCATTCTCTGTGTTTTATTTAAAAATTGTCCTTTAGATCCTTTGGCCAGCTGTGTGCTGTGACTTCCTTGGTCCCCTCCCTCCAGGCAATGGCTGCAGTTCATGACATCAGTCCCTTATTACGCTACCtgctgcctcacctggttcatgCAATTGTCACCACCGGCACTGGTGAGTAGCAGTGTATACCTGCACCCGACTCTTTGCTTTTTAACCTGGATGCATATGTATATTGCCATTGAATCCCTTTAATATGAAAGATAAAAGTGTTGTCTTTTGTTTGATAGATGAGATGGAGACTGAGGAGCCCTCGGAGAGCACCCGCCATGAAAACCTGTTTGAGTCTGTCCTTCAAGGCCTTCCACTGTCGGGTGGTCTTGATAACACAGTAGCAAAGATGCTACTTGAGGAATACCTCTCCCAGAGTCTGCTCTCTGCTGAGGGTGTCACTTCCCTCAACCAGCGCTTGCTGCCATTAGTCCGACTGTTTGAGTCAAAGTAAGTTGGGCCTTTTGGCATTCATTGGGTGCTACTTACATCACTGTTGCAATTGCTTCCCTTTCAATTGGTAGTAGCCAAACTGAAGTTATTCTGTCAGCTGCTGAACCACAGTACCCACACTTGTGTCCTCGTTCCTTCCCACTCCCTTGTGTGTATATTCATTACACTGACATGTCTGTTGTTGCAGGTACCCAGGTGCTCTGTACATGGTCCTGGAGGGCCATGTGGGTGACCTCTCTAGCGCAGAGGACAAGAACCTCTTCCACCAATTCATCTCCCTGTCCATGAGCAGCGGCAAGTACCAGGTAGGCAGCAGCGCCCTGGCTGAGAAGGTTCCGGGTGAAGGCTGCACTTAGGCCGAGATCTAAGGAGATCAGCTCGACCTCCTCAAAGACATTCTGTGTCCTTTTGTTTTCTTACTCTCCGCTGTCTTTTCTTTTGCGCTACAGATCCTCGGGGACTCTGACACCTCCCTCGTGTTGAGCCTAAAGCACCCGCTCCCCTCTGTGAGGCACATGGCTGTGGAACACCTGATGGGCATTGTCACCTCAGGACAGGGGGGTTTTGACCAGGCCTTCCTGAAGGAGGCTCTGCTGGAGCGTATGAAGGATGACGTCCCAGAGGTGGTGGCTGCAACCTTGAAGGCCCTGGAGGTAACTGGCTGGAACATGAGACTTTCAAGCACATTTATATTGGAATCTACTAGTGATTGAACCTAACTTATCATATTTCCTTCCACAGCTCTACGTTGATCGCCTGGATCCAGAGGACACTGTGTCATGTCTCCTCTCACTGCTACAACGTGTCGACCTCTCAAATGCTGGAAACTGGTTAATGCTGTTTTCAGTTCTTTGAAATGCACTTTAAATTCTCCAAATAACTCCAAATCCGTAGTGTGATATTAAATGGCTTGTGCTTCCTCATAGGTGTCCAGTGTTGAAGGAGGCAGTGAGGGTTCTGGATGAACCCAGACTGCTTGAAGGGAACTCTGACCTTAAGACTTGTGTCGTCTGGGGTCTTTTGCCCTTTCTTGTGGTCACCTCGGCCCTGCCCGACTCCCCAGACCTTCAGCTGGCCACCTGTGTGGCCCAGTCCACCATCATATCCCAGCACAACCTCACTCAGGGCTGGGCCCATGGTAAATGCATTAGAAAATGGTTTCACAAaaatgtcttctttttttttgtctttgAGAACACTTGCAAACGCTTTACAGAGAATGCTATGGAGGGTACTTTGGTAAATCGAGAGATCATATATACCCCTATACTCTAGCTTGACGCCACTAATCTAAATCAAAATTCAGATTGTTAGGATTGTCTACTTCCAGAGAATAAGAAGGTATGTGTACTATGCAGTGCCGGCCAAATATATTGGCGCCCTTGCACATTTTTCTTAAATTAATTCCCTATTTCTCCTTAAATAAGGAACTTAAGTTATCAATTTTTATTTAGAAAATAAAGATGCATGGTCAAAATTATTGGCATCCCTGAGCTAGTACTTTGTTGCACAGCCATTGACCAAGATAACTGCTAACAAATGCTTCTTGAAGTCATCAATTGAGTTTGCTGCACTTTTCTACTGGACAATTTGGCCCACTCTACAGCAGCAAACTGCCCTTATTGTTCAATGTTTGAGGGTTTCCCTCCACCAACTGCTGTTTTCAGCACTTGCCACAGGGTATGGATGTGATTCAGAGCTGGACTCTTTGTTGGCCATTCCAGAACACCCCAGAGTTTCTTCTTGAACCATTCCAAGGTTCTTTTGATGTGTGTTTAGGGTTGTTCTGCTGGAAGATCCATAGCCTTCCAACAGATACACAGTTTTTGAACATTATGTTCAACATTTCAATACAAAACACCTTATTAATCTTTTGATTTCATGATGTCTTGCACACATTTGAGGCCCCCAGTACCAGAGGCAGCCCTGCAGAATTTTTGAATCTTCCGTATGTTTGAGTGTAGGAAGGGTGTTTGAATGCTTATTTTGGTTGCCGGTAAACAAAGGAAGAACCCACTGCTGAAGGAGACACGAGGAAGCCTTATTgaacttcttctttttttttaacacaTAACAAGCTTAAGTCCTGGCGGAAACCTCAAACGCGCATCAACCAGTACTCAGGAATGTTTCAAGAAGAACTGCTGGAGTGGCCAGCAAAGAGTCCAGATCTGAATCGCATCAAAAAACCTATGGCGAGAGCTAAAAACTTATTTTAGAATAAATTATTTAAGAAAAGTGGGAGGGTGCCAATATATTGGGCCGGCACTGTAACTACTTCCTATCTCTCCCGTCTGCTCTACAGCGCTCAAGGCCGTGTTGGAGAGGTGTTCTCAGCCGGACTTCATTGGGTTGGCCAACCAGCATCTCATCTCAACACTGACCAAGAACCTGTCTAACATGGACCCCTTCTCCAAACGCAATGCTGTGAGTGGATTAGTGAACATTTGGTGGCCTTTCTAAGTCAAGTTCAATTGAATTCCAAGTGCAATGAAAACAAAACGGTGTTCCTTTCCTTACACTGATCTAGTGATTTTTAGAGCTCTTTGCTAAATAGGTTAGGCACCAGGAATTTAGATGAACATGTTGGGTTCAATTTGAAAGGGTCCCGAGTAAAACAACTCACCCTTCACCTAATTTGCATGTCTGCTAGCTGGAGAAGCTGGCTGGGCTGGTAGCAGTCCAGCGGGGCAGCCTGAGGGAGAGGGCAGCGTTCTTGGTGCTGAGCCAGACCTTACTGCAAGGCCTGGGGGACATGAGTGAGACCCAGCACCTCCACACAGCCCAGAGTGTCTACTCCCTGCTGGAGCCTGCAATACTGGAACTCGCCCAGAAAGATATGCCTACGGTGAGAGGGAGTGGCAGTTTGTACAACTACATAAATGACAGATGTCTCTTGTGATATTCACTTTCCCtctttgtatttattattatttttatcctGCGATTCCTTATCCCGCTCTATGCTTTTCTGGACCGGTGAAGTCCGTATGAAATGGTTTACCTTATTTTCTTCTGTTGTGTTGCCAGCAGCAGGagggtgtgtctctctcctcctctgtgggGCTGGGAGAGTACCTGCAGAGGCTCAAGGCAGGGCAGAGCATGGATACAGAGTATGCAGTGCTGCTGGTGTCACTGCTCAGGGGGCTCATATCCAACCTGAAGTGCCATGACACTTCCTTCAAAGGTAAGTCGATCAAATCcgatttttatttgtcacatgcgccgaatacaacaggtttagaccttaccgtgaaattcttacttacaagcccttaaccaacaatgtagttaagaagatatttactaaataaacaaaagtaaatcaaataaaaaaaagtagcacaataaaataacaataacgaggctaaatACAAGGGGTCCCGGTactgtcaatgtgcggggatacaggttagttgaggtaatatgtacatgtaggtaggtgtaaagtgacgatgcatagataataaacagcgagtagcagcagtgtgagaaaaaaatatatatattttaaagcaATTGGCTACATATTGTTTTTCATTGTGTTTATGACTCTGCTATCACCAATTATTTTAGTCACTTTGTCACACACTGAGTTAAAAGGAAAGAGGCTGACGGACTGCTTGCTTCCTGTCTGTGTTGCCTGTCAGGTGAGACATGGTGGAACCCAGAGAAGCTGGACACCAACACTTGCTGCTACCTCCGGTTGCTGTGTCGCCTGTTTGACGTCCTCATCACAGGGGCAGGCCAGGGGCACATGGCAGCCAGCTTCAAGGCCCTGATGAAGCTGCTCTTTCAGGTACTGAATCTTGATATGTTTCACAATGGATTTCAGTGCACAGACCGACGCTTCAACTCCACTCGTTGGAGCATAGCTTCAATAGAGGGAAAGTCCAGCATTCCTCTAAGGAGGCTACAATTGAACCctttgttacgcacgcctctataaagagggaacgcaacaccctgctacaactaaagtctctgtgaagcgaaaaaggtatggactgtaggtgcgagtaaaaatgacaacaagcagaatgtggtaccgtttacaaggactttattcctttacacggtaatatggggaaaaggggctggacggaaccaaagcaaagaaagtaaatctcaaagtcccctcctatcttacctgcctacccactacttacctaatttagcaccacctggtgccctaaccaaaatacagggggtggtccgcccaggtcttacctagtgtgcctagacagcgaatatgctgcgggtatatgtatgcccgcgggcctcttgcctaagcactccctaggtgccttccccttctcccccttggaacaaatgaaacagaatattaaacaaactaacaaacgacatcaaataagctctatctgagcaacaaactcacaaaatataccaactctcagcaaaatcaacctctagcaaaatctctctacaaaaagctctccctcctgaacagaacactggctttttctatagcttctgaaggaatgtgtaattggagacagctgtgtcttgacgagggggcggggtcagctctccaattagccctggagtcgaccaatcagctgtttGAAGGATTtccggaagccatttcctgaaataaacacatgcacaaacacaaactacaacacataaactggggaacgtaacacccTTATTTAATCATTAAAATGTAAGGTAATGTTTTTGTGAAAGTAGGTAAGAGAAAGAAATATCCTGTTTTACTGTCAACTGCCTCAATCTGTCCACATTATTCTATTCCTCAACCCCCTCCATTTGTCCCAGGTCCACCTGAGTGATCCCCTGGAGCTCTTCAAGTTCCTGAGTCTGGTGTGGGGTTACGGCAGTAACCTAGGAGACCAGCTGGACTGTAAGGTCAATGCCATTTTGCAAACCCAGGCCCTCTATGTGGGCAGGGCCATCCTCAGCGCCCAGCCAGGGAAGACCCTCACACTGCTGGCATCAGGCTCATCACCAGGTAGCCTGGAGAATTGTATTTGATGTATAGAGTTTGGCGTAGTCTGAAAATTACCATCAGTTGTATGGGACGAGAACTGTTCCTACTGTATGGTGGTGTATTAAAGCTTATTGCCTGCTCTTTATATGACCATGTAATAAAAACCCACGTCTCAACAATCACGCCCTGGTAGGACAATGGAGATGGTATTAGTGGAGTTACAAGCAAATGGATTGAGTAGTGATGGTGTAACAAAGTTCTAAATATGGTTTTCCCTCTATAGTTGTGCTGTCCCTGCTGGCCTGTCTGAGCTCCCCTGTCCGGGAGGTGAGGAGGGCAGCCACAGCCACCCTTCAGACACTAGCCCAGGTGGATAGCTCTCCCTTCCACCCCATCATAGACAGGCTGCTGAAGACCACCGAGGAGCTCACCACTGGCCCAACTCACCTCAGCCAGGTGAGAGGCGCGCACACACGTACCTCATTTGTATCCTCAATGAAACGTTGCGTATCAAATATAAATAAAACACACTTGCGCACATTTATTTCATGTTAAATTCACAGTGAAAGTTATTCTACACACACTATCCAAATGTATTTTTCTCTAGGCCCTGGGGAAGCTCTATGATGAGGCTGTAACAGGGACAGGGAAAGGCAAGGCCCGGGACAAGAAGCTGCTGGTGGGGTTGGAGGAGCTGCTGCTGGGTGTCCAGGTGGCCAACTGCCCTGCCTACACTGCCAAGACCATACTGAGGGCTCTGGGAGAGGTCAATGGAGAGGTGAGTGGACAGGGAATGACAACAGAAATATAAGAAGGCCTTGATGGAATGTGAAACCTCTTATCTGGGCATTAGATTTTTTTGTAAAGCCATGTTTTATATCCCTGTCTTTTTATTTTTCTCCTCTTAGTCTGTGTTGTCTGTGCTAATGCCTGTCCTGGAGCGCCTGCTGGAGCAGAGCGGGCCAGAGAACCCCACTGTCCTAAAGGACGAGGCCCTGCTCATGCAGCTGGTCCTGGGGAAGTACAACGAGCAGGCAGCCCCCCTCATGGTGAAGGACCAGGACTGCCTGGAGCTCTTCATCAAGGCCCTAGGCACGGTGTCTAAACCCTACCCTGATATCCCCTGCTTTCAGATCATCGCCCTGGAACAGGTACGCTACTGTAGCAGCACGGCTCTCCCTGACTGAGATCCATACGATCATACTCTGGGATGATGCCACGGCTGTATGCTACTCATTTCTGTGCCGTCAAAATACCCGCCTATtacctgggtcatgttcagtgggcacaaaaaaaaacgttttgaAACGTCTACAATGACGACCCTCATTTTCCATCTACCTTTTCAAAATGTTTTCTCCCGTTTGCtcctactgaacatgaccctgttGTTCATTCTCAGATCACCAAGGCGTTCTACTCAGCCCTCGGAGATGAGAAGGTCCAGCAGAGGCTCCTGGGGGTGATGTTTGACTTGCTGGTGGAGAGCAGGAGTCCTGTCTGTGCCCAGACCATCAGCAGTGTCTTCAAAGGGGTGAGGAGGAACCTCTGCATACTGTATCTACAGGGAAGCCATCATTCACTACCACCACACAAGATGCTAATGCTATCCTCTCACTAGATTGCTGTGGACGGCGAGCTGGTAGCTAACGAGCTAGCCCCAGCAGAGAAGCCCAAAGTCACCGTGTCAGTACAGCAGACCCGCAGGAGCAAGATGCTGCAGAGGTGAGGAACATCTACTCTAACTGGCCTACATTTGATTACAATAAGCTGTAGACTAGATTCCATCACCTCATTGGTTAAAATGCAATTTGACTTGGAGCCACTATGATGGACTTGACTTGAGCCACTGTGTTTCTGTGCTTTATATAGGAAGGCCCAGGACACTCCTCAGGCAGTACCGAAAGAGGGCGCTGTGTCCTGGCAGAGGGTGACTCTCATCCTGGAGCTGCTGCAGCACAAGAAGAAGCTGAAGAGGCCTCAGACGCTGGTGCCCGCTCTCTTCAGCCTGCTCTCCAGGTACAACCAGCTGCACACTCTCTGAGCCTCAGCCTGACCAAGGCCAACCATGTTCCCGCTTATCTACACCAGCGCACTATTTAGTATGCGCCGCAAAAACACGTTGTTCCTCTCTGGCCACTCAGGTGTTTGGAGACGTCCACCGTGGAGCGAGGCAACCTAGAGTACACCAAGCAGCTTATCCTCGGCTGCCTGCTCAACGTCTGCCAGAAGCTCTCCCCTGACGGGGGACCCGTCAGCAAAGGTGAGAAGACTAAAaccttttttttatatatatatatatatatatatatatatacagtggggcaaaaaagtatttagtcagccaccaattgtgcaagttctcccacttaaaaagatgagagcctgtcattttcatcataggtacacttcaactatgacagattgaaatgagggggaaaaatccagaaaatcacattgtaggatttttaatgagtttatttgcaaattatggtg from Oncorhynchus nerka isolate Pitt River linkage group LG16, Oner_Uvic_2.0, whole genome shotgun sequence includes:
- the heatr1 gene encoding HEAT repeat-containing protein 1 isoform X1, translating into MTSLAHQLKRLALPQNDPNLLTRREVVSLLFDPKDASRMDRSTFFALGCTGLEELIGIEPAFSEFQETLFSQASVGMERSVQSKEVNKKLDAGISLFLTRLSPYFLLKPAQKCIEWLVHRFHIHLYNVDTLLACALPYHETNVFVRVIQLFKLQDPTNRWNWLEGLQKPGVPLARGTLITHCYKDLGFMDFICTLVTKSIKGYSGHSGNCAQLRVIFSFYASTIVPALDAVEKVSDTIISKLLPYVQKGLKSSLTDYKAATYMIVCQLAVKVVMEAQLVDILALQISKSLCKEPVLPKEGLGCLIVLLQNQKEGTVGPKSFGQLCAVTSLVPSLQAMAAVHDISPLLRYLLPHLVHAIVTTGTDEMETEEPSESTRHENLFESVLQGLPLSGGLDNTVAKMLLEEYLSQSLLSAEGVTSLNQRLLPLVRLFESKYPGALYMVLEGHVGDLSSAEDKNLFHQFISLSMSSGKYQILGDSDTSLVLSLKHPLPSVRHMAVEHLMGIVTSGQGGFDQAFLKEALLERMKDDVPEVVAATLKALELYVDRLDPEDTVSCLLSLLQRVDLSNAGNWCPVLKEAVRVLDEPRLLEGNSDLKTCVVWGLLPFLVVTSALPDSPDLQLATCVAQSTIISQHNLTQGWAHALKAVLERCSQPDFIGLANQHLISTLTKNLSNMDPFSKRNALEKLAGLVAVQRGSLRERAAFLVLSQTLLQGLGDMSETQHLHTAQSVYSLLEPAILELAQKDMPTQQEGVSLSSSVGLGEYLQRLKAGQSMDTEYAVLLVSLLRGLISNLKCHDTSFKGETWWNPEKLDTNTCCYLRLLCRLFDVLITGAGQGHMAASFKALMKLLFQVHLSDPLELFKFLSLVWGYGSNLGDQLDCKVNAILQTQALYVGRAILSAQPGKTLTLLASGSSPVVLSLLACLSSPVREVRRAATATLQTLAQVDSSPFHPIIDRLLKTTEELTTGPTHLSQALGKLYDEAVTGTGKGKARDKKLLVGLEELLLGVQVANCPAYTAKTILRALGEVNGESVLSVLMPVLERLLEQSGPENPTVLKDEALLMQLVLGKYNEQAAPLMVKDQDCLELFIKALGTVSKPYPDIPCFQIIALEQITKAFYSALGDEKVQQRLLGVMFDLLVESRSPVCAQTISSVFKGIAVDGELVANELAPAEKPKVTVSVQQTRRSKMLQRKAQDTPQAVPKEGAVSWQRVTLILELLQHKKKLKRPQTLVPALFSLLSRCLETSTVERGNLEYTKQLILGCLLNVCQKLSPDGGPVSKDVLDEDKFNVEVVVQCVRMSDMPQTHHHALLLLGSVAGIFPEKVLHNIMPIFTFMGANIMRLDDTYSFQVINKTVRTVIPALIKANESGDGESTAHMEAVVTRIVHVFADALPHVPEHRRLPILSQLMTTLGPARFLWVLLLLMFKQHATQTNATDKDAALESDVEFWISVCCEFEVEEQLVSLIKILKYLMALPQDKEDGPVKRPTRGKGAEKEKAEELIFNMEAHSSKELRHFKFLSVSFMAQLLAAGSFVGMIAACGDIVEDSLQKLQQSLLEEILCYIHTVARCVEENTDKPTGKFWRALLNKAYDVLDKVNALLPTDTFITVMRGLMGNQLPSVRRKAMELLNNKLQQKTQWQEEQVTVLLDLKGDLLAIVGRGHGKVMEEEQAINRQTALYSLKLLCRSFGSDHKEAFVPVLNQAVEIVVSPEEEKNVMGSALLCIAEVASTLKALAIPQLPRLMPAVLQSLTERKEVMSNEIYMLSAVTALQRVTETLPHFISPYLQDTLLQVARLTRVAEKATAAPQLAVRLASLRTTVATKVPPRVLLPTLTKCYSKMVNSKQSQLGPLMSILKEHIGHMEKDQLTSHQSELTYFFLIALDFRAQHCQGDLEKTKEIEGYVIDCLLAMVMKLSEVSFRPLFFKLFDWCKTESVAKDRLLTFYRLSDSIADRLKGLFVLFAGHLVKPFSDLLRQTNVTKTDDAFFDTEDNIEKRCLLLEYILDCLHKICLYDTQRFVSKERADSLMTPLVDQLENTLGGEEVYQTRVTKHLVPCVGQFCVAVGDDTLWKTLNYQILLKTRHSSSKVRFSALLMLLELASKLRENYMVLLPETIPFLAELMEDECEEVEHQVQKVIHEMETILGEPLQSYF
- the heatr1 gene encoding HEAT repeat-containing protein 1 isoform X2, producing the protein MTSLAHQLKRLALPQNDPNLLTRREVVSLLFDPKDASRMDRSTFFALGCTGLEELIGIEPAFSEFQETLFSQASVGMERSVQSKEVNKKLDAGISLFLTRLSPYFLLKPAQKCIEWLVHRFHIHLYNVDTLLACALPYHETNVFVRVIQLFKLQDPTNRWNWLEGLQKPGVPLARGTLITHCYKDLGFMDFICTLVTKSIKGYSGHSGNCAQLRVIFSFYASTIVPALDAVEKVSDTIISKLLPYVQKGLKSSLTDYKAATYMIVCQLAVKVVMEAQLVDILALQISKSLCKEPVLPKEGLGCLIVLLQNQKEGTVGPKSFGQLCAVTSLVPSLQAMAAVHDISPLLRYLLPHLVHAIVTTGTDEMETEEPSESTRHENLFESVLQGLPLSGGLDNTVAKMLLEEYLSQSLLSAEGVTSLNQRLLPLVRLFESKYPGALYMVLEGHVGDLSSAEDKNLFHQFISLSMSSGKYQILGDSDTSLVLSLKHPLPSVRHMAVEHLMGIVTSGQGGFDQAFLKEALLERMKDDVPEVVAATLKALELYVDRLDPEDTVSCLLSLLQRVDLSNAGNWCPVLKEAVRVLDEPRLLEGNSDLKTCVVWGLLPFLVVTSALPDSPDLQLATCVAQSTIISQHNLTQGWAHALKAVLERCSQPDFIGLANQHLISTLTKNLSNMDPFSKRNALEKLAGLVAVQRGSLRERAAFLVLSQTLLQGLGDMSETQHLHTAQSVYSLLEPAILELAQKDMPTQEGVSLSSSVGLGEYLQRLKAGQSMDTEYAVLLVSLLRGLISNLKCHDTSFKGETWWNPEKLDTNTCCYLRLLCRLFDVLITGAGQGHMAASFKALMKLLFQVHLSDPLELFKFLSLVWGYGSNLGDQLDCKVNAILQTQALYVGRAILSAQPGKTLTLLASGSSPVVLSLLACLSSPVREVRRAATATLQTLAQVDSSPFHPIIDRLLKTTEELTTGPTHLSQALGKLYDEAVTGTGKGKARDKKLLVGLEELLLGVQVANCPAYTAKTILRALGEVNGESVLSVLMPVLERLLEQSGPENPTVLKDEALLMQLVLGKYNEQAAPLMVKDQDCLELFIKALGTVSKPYPDIPCFQIIALEQITKAFYSALGDEKVQQRLLGVMFDLLVESRSPVCAQTISSVFKGIAVDGELVANELAPAEKPKVTVSVQQTRRSKMLQRKAQDTPQAVPKEGAVSWQRVTLILELLQHKKKLKRPQTLVPALFSLLSRCLETSTVERGNLEYTKQLILGCLLNVCQKLSPDGGPVSKDVLDEDKFNVEVVVQCVRMSDMPQTHHHALLLLGSVAGIFPEKVLHNIMPIFTFMGANIMRLDDTYSFQVINKTVRTVIPALIKANESGDGESTAHMEAVVTRIVHVFADALPHVPEHRRLPILSQLMTTLGPARFLWVLLLLMFKQHATQTNATDKDAALESDVEFWISVCCEFEVEEQLVSLIKILKYLMALPQDKEDGPVKRPTRGKGAEKEKAEELIFNMEAHSSKELRHFKFLSVSFMAQLLAAGSFVGMIAACGDIVEDSLQKLQQSLLEEILCYIHTVARCVEENTDKPTGKFWRALLNKAYDVLDKVNALLPTDTFITVMRGLMGNQLPSVRRKAMELLNNKLQQKTQWQEEQVTVLLDLKGDLLAIVGRGHGKVMEEEQAINRQTALYSLKLLCRSFGSDHKEAFVPVLNQAVEIVVSPEEEKNVMGSALLCIAEVASTLKALAIPQLPRLMPAVLQSLTERKEVMSNEIYMLSAVTALQRVTETLPHFISPYLQDTLLQVARLTRVAEKATAAPQLAVRLASLRTTVATKVPPRVLLPTLTKCYSKMVNSKQSQLGPLMSILKEHIGHMEKDQLTSHQSELTYFFLIALDFRAQHCQGDLEKTKEIEGYVIDCLLAMVMKLSEVSFRPLFFKLFDWCKTESVAKDRLLTFYRLSDSIADRLKGLFVLFAGHLVKPFSDLLRQTNVTKTDDAFFDTEDNIEKRCLLLEYILDCLHKICLYDTQRFVSKERADSLMTPLVDQLENTLGGEEVYQTRVTKHLVPCVGQFCVAVGDDTLWKTLNYQILLKTRHSSSKVRFSALLMLLELASKLRENYMVLLPETIPFLAELMEDECEEVEHQVQKVIHEMETILGEPLQSYF